One genomic segment of Vibrio quintilis includes these proteins:
- a CDS encoding DUF2231 domain-containing protein: protein MVEILPNWHPMLVHFSITLLFFTCVVQMFVCIRSPAERHPIHYVMKWLVALGIVSVIAAVSSGFYAYQSLELDGPAHKEMMMHRNYALGSMCVFLSGAIIYAFFSSSLRSLACLCFILAFLLVAITGFHGGELVFRHGLGVMPQTKTESPPGSVVPQHFQMPQETESEAEPQFSDK, encoded by the coding sequence ATGGTTGAAATTCTTCCGAACTGGCACCCGATGCTGGTACATTTTTCAATTACATTGCTTTTTTTTACCTGCGTGGTGCAGATGTTTGTCTGTATCCGTTCCCCCGCAGAGAGACACCCGATTCATTATGTGATGAAGTGGCTGGTGGCTCTGGGGATCGTTTCAGTGATTGCTGCGGTGAGCTCAGGTTTTTATGCCTATCAGAGCTTAGAGCTTGATGGACCCGCGCATAAGGAAATGATGATGCACCGCAATTATGCGCTTGGGAGTATGTGTGTTTTTCTGTCAGGTGCGATTATTTACGCCTTCTTTTCTTCCTCTTTACGTTCTCTGGCCTGCCTGTGTTTTATTCTGGCATTTTTACTGGTGGCGATTACCGGATTTCACGGCGGGGAACTGGTCTTCCGGCATGGGCTGGGGGTGATGCCACAAACAAAGACTGAATCACCGCCGGGAAGTGTGGTGCCTCAGCATTTTCAAATGCCGCAGGAGACGGAGAGTGAAGCTGAACCACAGTTCAGCGACAAATAA
- a CDS encoding TIM barrel protein, whose translation MNDYKLSVCSEMVFLDLPFIERVKKIHQLGFSVEIWDWTNKDIDAIIETGANITSMTGYISGNLTDDEEIEQLLNTAKESIEVAKRLNCPSLNLHGTGLGEGGIPVKPVEVVTGAMWLKAESTLKKLAKLGEEAGKVFTLENLNLEVDHAGTPFARARDTYTLVKAVDSPNLRMNLDLYHAQIGEGNLIELVRECIDYVGEIQVADVPGRMEPGTGEINYPAVAKAIREVGYTGVVAMEAWASGDSELALTRFKEAFK comes from the coding sequence ATGAACGATTATAAACTCTCTGTCTGCTCTGAAATGGTCTTTCTTGATTTGCCGTTTATTGAACGTGTTAAGAAAATTCATCAACTCGGATTTAGTGTCGAAATCTGGGACTGGACCAATAAGGATATCGACGCAATTATCGAAACAGGCGCAAATATCACGTCAATGACCGGCTATATTTCCGGAAACCTGACCGATGATGAAGAAATAGAGCAGCTGCTCAACACAGCAAAAGAATCCATCGAAGTTGCGAAGCGTCTGAACTGCCCTTCTTTAAACCTCCACGGTACCGGGCTGGGTGAAGGCGGTATCCCGGTCAAACCGGTTGAGGTTGTGACCGGCGCAATGTGGCTCAAAGCAGAGTCCACCCTCAAAAAACTGGCAAAACTGGGCGAAGAAGCCGGCAAAGTATTCACTCTGGAAAACCTCAATCTCGAAGTGGACCATGCAGGAACACCGTTTGCCAGAGCCAGAGATACCTACACGCTGGTGAAAGCGGTCGACAGCCCGAATCTGCGCATGAACCTCGATTTATATCATGCACAAATCGGCGAAGGGAATTTAATCGAGCTGGTCAGAGAATGTATTGACTATGTCGGTGAAATTCAGGTTGCTGATGTACCGGGAAGAATGGAACCCGGCACAGGCGAAATTAACTACCCTGCGGTGGCTAAAGCCATTCGCGAAGTCGGTTACACAGGTGTCGTTGCGATGGAAGCATGGGCGTCCGGTGACTCAGAACTTGCTTTGACACGTTTTAAAGAAGCGTTCAAATAA
- a CDS encoding sugar O-acetyltransferase: MTTELEKMISGQRFDGNDIHLRQLRGSVTSLLNQLNQTTTDPQRVTILRDLLKELGQESMIRSPFYCEFGQSISVGRHTFINMNATMLDGAPITIGDHVLIGPNVQFYTAGHSLDYRQRRGWETICKPIVIEDDVWVGGNVVINQGVTIGARSVIAANSVVNHDVRPDCLYGGTPARLIRHLNQE, from the coding sequence ATGACAACAGAACTTGAAAAAATGATATCAGGCCAGAGATTTGACGGAAATGACATCCATCTCCGGCAGCTTCGCGGCTCAGTCACCAGCCTGTTAAACCAGTTAAATCAGACAACCACAGATCCGCAAAGAGTCACCATTCTGCGGGATTTACTCAAAGAACTCGGTCAGGAGAGCATGATCCGCTCGCCTTTTTACTGTGAATTCGGCCAAAGCATCTCGGTCGGCAGGCACACCTTTATCAACATGAATGCAACCATGCTTGATGGAGCACCGATTACCATCGGTGATCATGTACTGATTGGACCCAATGTGCAGTTCTATACCGCAGGACATTCTCTGGACTACCGTCAGCGCCGGGGCTGGGAAACCATCTGCAAACCGATTGTGATCGAAGATGATGTCTGGGTTGGCGGCAATGTGGTAATCAATCAGGGCGTGACGATTGGCGCCCGTTCTGTTATCGCGGCTAATTCTGTGGTCAATCATGATGTCAGACCGGACTGCCTTTACGGCGGTACACCTGCCAGACTCATCAGGCATCTGAATCAAGAATAA
- the potA gene encoding spermidine/putrescine ABC transporter ATP-binding protein PotA yields the protein MNTQHSVNEPVIRLTGIRKSFDGKTIIECLNLDVHHGEFLTILGPSGCGKTTVLRMIAGFETPEEGLILLDGQDVTALPPEQRHVNTVFQSYALFPHMTVFDNVAFGLRMQQVPAAEIAPRVAEVLKMVRLDQMAQRKPHQLSGGQQQRVAIARAVVNKPKVLLLDESLSALDYKLRKQMQIELKQLQRQLGITFIFVTHDQEEALSMSDRIIVMRDGVVEQDGSPREIYEEPENLFVARFIGEINVFQAEVLERMDEQRIRVALEGTEAIVYSDQPAAAGERRQILLRPEDLRIEEIKESENQGIVGHVTDLTYKGMTLDSVIELDSGTRVMVSEFFNEDDPDVDHAIGQKVAVTWVESWEVVLDDAED from the coding sequence TTGAATACACAACATTCAGTGAATGAACCGGTGATCCGGCTGACCGGAATTCGTAAAAGTTTTGATGGCAAAACCATCATTGAGTGTTTGAACCTGGACGTGCATCATGGAGAATTTTTAACCATTCTCGGGCCGTCGGGTTGTGGTAAAACAACCGTATTGAGGATGATTGCCGGTTTTGAAACACCGGAAGAAGGGCTGATATTGCTTGACGGACAGGATGTGACGGCACTCCCGCCCGAGCAGCGGCATGTGAATACCGTCTTTCAAAGCTATGCCCTGTTCCCGCATATGACGGTGTTTGATAATGTGGCATTTGGCCTGAGGATGCAGCAGGTGCCGGCGGCAGAAATTGCGCCCCGGGTTGCCGAAGTGCTGAAAATGGTTCGTCTTGATCAGATGGCGCAGCGTAAACCTCATCAGCTTTCCGGCGGCCAGCAACAACGGGTTGCGATTGCCCGTGCAGTGGTGAACAAGCCGAAAGTTTTGCTTCTGGATGAGTCACTGTCTGCACTGGATTATAAGCTTCGCAAGCAGATGCAAATCGAATTGAAGCAACTTCAGCGCCAGCTGGGGATTACTTTTATTTTCGTTACCCACGATCAGGAAGAAGCCCTGTCTATGTCTGACCGGATTATTGTGATGCGGGATGGCGTGGTTGAGCAGGACGGGTCACCCAGAGAAATATATGAAGAACCGGAAAATCTGTTTGTGGCCCGCTTTATTGGTGAGATTAATGTGTTTCAGGCTGAAGTTCTGGAACGGATGGATGAGCAACGCATCCGGGTGGCACTGGAAGGCACAGAAGCGATCGTTTATTCAGACCAGCCGGCTGCAGCTGGTGAGCGGCGGCAAATACTGTTGCGCCCGGAAGACCTGCGGATTGAAGAAATTAAAGAGTCTGAAAATCAGGGCATTGTCGGGCATGTGACGGATCTGACTTATAAAGGGATGACGCTGGATTCTGTGATTGAGCTGGATTCCGGTACCCGGGTGATGGTGAGTGAATTCTTCAATGAAGACGACCCGGATGTGGATCATGCCATTGGTCAGAAGGTTGCCGTGACCTGGGTGGAAAGCTGGGAGGTGGTGCTTGATGATGCCGAAGATTAA
- the potB gene encoding spermidine/putrescine ABC transporter permease PotB: MMPKINLQKAIITLIVGWLVLFVLMPNLMIIGTSFLTRDESNLIDLTLTLDNYTRLMDPLYVKVMLHSFYMAAIATLLCLLIGYPFAFLVAKMPEKWRPVMLFLVIVPFWTNSLIRTYGLKIVLGTRGILNQALMGLGITDTPIRLMYSETAVMIGLVYILLPFMILPLYSAIEKLDKTYIEAARDLGAGKLQTWIKVILPLTMPGIIGGCLLVMLPALGMFYIADLLGGAKNLLIGNVIKSQVLNARDWPFGAATSIALTIVMAVMLFAYYRAGRLLNKKMEPDV; this comes from the coding sequence ATGATGCCGAAGATTAATCTGCAAAAGGCGATCATTACCCTGATTGTCGGCTGGCTGGTGCTGTTTGTGCTGATGCCGAATCTGATGATTATCGGCACCAGCTTTCTGACCCGCGATGAGTCAAACCTGATCGATCTGACACTGACGCTGGATAATTATACCCGCCTGATGGATCCGCTGTATGTCAAAGTGATGCTGCATTCCTTCTATATGGCTGCAATCGCGACTTTACTGTGTCTGCTGATTGGTTATCCGTTTGCTTTTCTGGTGGCAAAGATGCCGGAGAAATGGCGCCCGGTAATGCTGTTTCTGGTGATTGTACCGTTCTGGACCAATTCTCTGATTCGTACCTATGGGCTGAAAATTGTGCTTGGCACCCGCGGGATTTTAAATCAGGCACTGATGGGGCTGGGAATCACCGACACGCCGATCCGGCTGATGTACAGCGAAACGGCGGTGATGATTGGACTGGTCTATATCCTGTTACCCTTCATGATTCTGCCGCTGTATTCCGCGATTGAAAAGCTGGATAAGACTTATATTGAAGCGGCCCGCGATTTAGGTGCCGGTAAGCTGCAGACCTGGATAAAAGTGATTCTGCCGCTGACAATGCCGGGGATTATCGGTGGTTGCCTGCTGGTCATGCTGCCTGCTCTGGGTATGTTCTATATTGCCGATTTACTCGGCGGTGCAAAAAATCTGCTGATCGGCAATGTGATCAAGAGTCAGGTGCTGAATGCGCGTGACTGGCCATTTGGTGCAGCGACCAGTATCGCGCTGACCATCGTGATGGCGGTGATGCTATTTGCTTACTACCGGGCCGGCAGGCTGCTGAATAAGAAAATGGAGCCGGATGTATGA
- a CDS encoding DEAD/DEAH box helicase, with protein sequence MPFSRLGLCQPILSALSALNYTKPTTIQKQAIPVILEGRDLIAAAQTGTGKTAGYMLPVLEKLRHQQTQKKKRIRALVLVPTRELAIQVAENTASYAQHLPLTCLAMYGGVDEQAQKDALIAGVDILIATPGRLLDMYRQRAVYFEETEVVVLDEADRMLDMGFIDDINQVFDRLPENIQHLLFSATLSHRVRDLAKTVIEDPCEISIAAKQASKKNIQQWLVTVDKDKKSALLSHLITENQWDQTLIFIETKHGAAKLVSQLEKRGITAEAFHSGRSQAVRAKVLEDFKSGAVKYLVSTGVAARGIDIEALPRVVNYDLPFPADEYVHRIGRTGRADAAGEAISFVSKDNFKNLCMIESRLGHLIERRVIEGFEPKKPVPVSILNYVPESKRAKQ encoded by the coding sequence ATGCCATTTTCCAGACTCGGGCTTTGCCAGCCAATCCTCAGTGCATTATCTGCACTGAATTACACCAAACCAACTACGATCCAGAAACAGGCGATTCCCGTGATTCTCGAAGGACGGGACTTAATTGCTGCGGCACAAACCGGCACCGGGAAAACGGCTGGATATATGCTGCCGGTACTGGAAAAACTCCGCCATCAGCAAACACAGAAGAAAAAACGGATTCGCGCTTTGGTGCTGGTGCCAACACGTGAGCTGGCGATTCAGGTCGCGGAAAATACCGCTTCTTACGCACAGCATCTGCCGCTGACCTGTCTGGCCATGTACGGGGGTGTCGATGAGCAGGCACAAAAAGATGCTTTAATTGCAGGGGTCGACATTCTGATCGCCACACCGGGACGTTTGCTGGACATGTATCGTCAGCGCGCTGTTTATTTTGAAGAAACAGAGGTGGTGGTGCTGGATGAGGCTGACCGGATGCTGGACATGGGATTCATTGATGACATTAATCAGGTGTTTGACCGGCTGCCTGAAAATATCCAGCATCTGCTGTTTTCCGCAACGCTGTCGCACCGGGTGCGGGATCTGGCGAAAACGGTGATTGAAGATCCCTGTGAAATCAGTATTGCAGCGAAACAGGCGTCAAAGAAAAATATTCAGCAGTGGCTGGTTACCGTGGATAAGGATAAAAAATCAGCGCTGCTCAGCCATCTGATCACAGAGAATCAGTGGGATCAAACGCTGATTTTTATTGAAACCAAACACGGTGCAGCGAAGCTGGTATCTCAGCTGGAAAAGCGCGGGATCACCGCCGAAGCATTTCACAGTGGCCGCAGCCAGGCGGTGCGGGCAAAAGTGCTGGAAGATTTTAAATCCGGTGCGGTGAAATATCTGGTGTCTACCGGCGTGGCAGCCCGTGGCATTGATATCGAAGCCCTGCCGCGGGTCGTCAATTATGATTTGCCGTTTCCGGCAGATGAGTATGTGCACCGGATTGGCCGGACCGGGCGTGCCGATGCGGCCGGGGAAGCGATTTCCTTTGTCTCTAAAGATAATTTCAAAAATCTTTGCATGATTGAAAGTCGTCTGGGACATTTGATTGAGCGTCGGGTGATTGAAGGTTTTGAGCCGAAAAAGCCGGTGCCGGTTTCGATTTTAAATTATGTGCCTGAGAGTAAACGGGCAAAGCAGTAA
- a CDS encoding sugar porter family MFS transporter — MKKHNILFATFICVIASLSGVMLGYDASVISGVIEPLTKHFTLSPAESGWAVSNVLFGCIFGAWGGGSFANRYGRKATLIFTAVLFLVSAVGSALATTFFWFVIYRMIGGFAVGMASAITPLYIAEVSPRDYRGRMLGLQQLLMVGGQLVVYIVNYLIVRGMDPEWVHAFGWRWMLASEIVPIALFLILVFFMPESPRWYAMIGEDGKSLGILTRLSNASHANNLLKEIKDSIKLEQAQEKVSLNAKQILTNPKTRYIVLIGCVIATLQQLIGINILLYYAPSLLKNINADIQDSLFQSVFLGAANFFGVCIALMIVDKVGRKPLMRFGALGCMVCLILTSAQFILGIKGYLPVITLVMFVFIFGLSWSLGAWLIMSEIFSNRMRAVGMGIAFSAMYISNFAVTQTFPMMNRSELLMEQFNGSFPLLICSVFCISGFWFVGKFLPETRGVSLEKIEPLMLSRSKKFSTKTAENKERENATVVTN, encoded by the coding sequence ATGAAAAAACATAATATTCTCTTTGCCACATTTATTTGTGTCATCGCCTCACTGAGCGGCGTCATGTTGGGTTACGATGCGTCGGTTATATCAGGAGTCATAGAGCCACTCACAAAACACTTCACACTCAGCCCTGCTGAAAGCGGATGGGCTGTTTCAAATGTATTATTCGGATGTATCTTCGGTGCCTGGGGAGGCGGCTCATTTGCCAACAGATATGGCCGTAAAGCAACCCTGATCTTCACCGCTGTGTTGTTTCTGGTCTCAGCCGTCGGTTCCGCTCTCGCCACAACCTTTTTCTGGTTTGTCATCTACCGGATGATTGGCGGATTTGCGGTAGGCATGGCCTCAGCGATTACTCCTCTGTATATCGCTGAAGTCTCACCCCGGGACTATCGGGGCCGGATGCTGGGTTTACAGCAGTTACTGATGGTTGGCGGGCAGTTAGTGGTTTATATCGTCAATTATCTGATTGTCCGGGGCATGGATCCGGAATGGGTTCACGCATTCGGCTGGCGCTGGATGCTGGCCTCAGAAATTGTTCCCATCGCTTTGTTCCTGATTCTGGTCTTTTTCATGCCGGAGTCTCCGCGCTGGTATGCCATGATTGGTGAAGATGGAAAATCGCTCGGCATATTAACCCGGCTTTCTAATGCCAGTCATGCCAATAACCTGCTGAAAGAAATCAAAGACTCCATCAAACTGGAACAGGCACAGGAGAAAGTCAGCCTCAATGCCAAACAGATCTTAACCAACCCGAAAACAAGATATATCGTGCTGATCGGCTGTGTGATTGCCACGCTGCAACAGCTTATCGGGATTAATATCCTGCTCTACTATGCACCATCACTGCTGAAAAATATCAATGCCGATATTCAGGATTCTCTGTTCCAGAGTGTTTTCCTCGGCGCCGCCAACTTCTTTGGTGTCTGTATCGCCTTAATGATTGTCGACAAAGTCGGCAGAAAACCACTGATGCGCTTTGGGGCACTGGGCTGCATGGTCTGCCTGATCCTGACTTCGGCACAGTTTATTCTCGGCATCAAAGGCTATCTGCCCGTGATTACACTGGTGATGTTCGTGTTTATCTTTGGTCTGTCATGGAGTCTCGGTGCATGGCTGATCATGTCAGAAATCTTCTCGAACCGGATGCGTGCTGTGGGAATGGGCATTGCCTTTAGTGCGATGTACATCTCCAACTTTGCGGTCACGCAGACATTTCCGATGATGAACCGCAGTGAACTGCTGATGGAACAATTTAACGGCTCATTTCCACTGTTAATCTGTTCGGTATTTTGTATCAGCGGCTTCTGGTTTGTCGGGAAATTCTTACCCGAAACCCGTGGTGTCTCTCTGGAGAAAATAGAACCACTGATGCTGTCAAGATCGAAAAAATTCAGTACGAAAACTGCTGAAAATAAAGAACGTGAAAACGCAACTGTTGTGACTAATTAG
- the iolG gene encoding inositol 2-dehydrogenase, which yields MYNIALFGAGRIGQVVHSVNIDAHPETNLYSVIDPFGENAQKIADKFDCKIQTVEEAMQDPNIHGVLIASATDTHAELIELAAKAGKAIFCEKPVHLDMDRVKQCLQVVEAEKVPLFIGFNRRYDPQFKAVKERLSLGMIGKAESLLIISRDPSPPPVEYIKVSGGLFRDMTIHDLDMARFIMGEEPVSVYASGSTLVDENIGKAGDIDTAYIVMRFPSGAMATISNSRRSGYGYDQRLELHGEKGVLAAKNLHEDAVEMWTDEGCQYAKPEFFFLQRYEAAYQAEWKHFVEVLSGKSQPAVTGYDGQQALYLADKALESLKTGQEVKLD from the coding sequence ATGTATAATATTGCTTTATTTGGTGCCGGACGTATTGGTCAGGTTGTTCACTCCGTCAATATTGACGCTCACCCTGAAACCAATCTGTACTCTGTAATTGACCCGTTTGGAGAGAATGCACAGAAAATTGCAGATAAGTTTGACTGTAAAATTCAAACCGTTGAAGAAGCCATGCAGGATCCCAACATTCATGGCGTGCTGATCGCATCAGCAACAGACACCCATGCAGAGCTGATCGAACTGGCTGCAAAAGCCGGCAAAGCAATTTTCTGCGAAAAGCCGGTTCACCTCGATATGGACAGGGTAAAACAGTGTCTGCAGGTGGTTGAAGCGGAGAAAGTACCGCTGTTTATCGGCTTTAACCGCCGTTATGACCCGCAATTCAAAGCGGTGAAAGAGCGCCTGAGCCTTGGCATGATAGGCAAAGCAGAGTCACTGCTGATTATCTCCCGGGATCCGTCACCACCGCCGGTTGAATATATCAAAGTCTCCGGTGGTCTGTTCCGCGACATGACCATTCATGATCTGGATATGGCACGCTTTATCATGGGCGAAGAGCCGGTCTCTGTTTACGCCTCAGGCAGCACATTAGTGGATGAGAATATCGGCAAAGCCGGTGATATTGATACCGCCTACATTGTGATGCGCTTCCCTTCCGGCGCCATGGCTACGATTTCTAACAGCCGCCGCTCCGGTTACGGCTACGACCAGCGGCTTGAGCTGCATGGTGAGAAAGGTGTTCTGGCGGCGAAAAACCTGCATGAAGATGCGGTAGAAATGTGGACGGATGAAGGTTGTCAGTATGCGAAGCCAGAGTTTTTCTTCCTGCAGCGTTATGAAGCCGCTTATCAGGCTGAGTGGAAGCATTTTGTCGAAGTCTTATCAGGCAAATCACAGCCTGCAGTGACCGGATATGATGGCCAGCAGGCACTCTATCTGGCAGATAAAGCACTTGAGTCACTGAAAACCGGCCAGGAAGTGAAACTGGATTAA
- a CDS encoding GNAT family N-acetyltransferase, whose protein sequence is MIYREMEIADYPQVMALWSNTESMSLREADSRENISAYLARNPGLSFVACLGNQIVGAVLTGTDGRRGYLQHLAVDKTQRGQGIGKQLVASCVAALEKQGIAKTHLFVARENVSARKFYELSGWYPRDEVRMYSFNASADLNV, encoded by the coding sequence ATGATATACCGGGAAATGGAGATTGCGGATTATCCGCAGGTGATGGCACTTTGGTCAAATACAGAATCGATGTCGTTGCGCGAAGCGGATTCCAGAGAGAATATCAGTGCTTATTTAGCGCGTAATCCGGGATTAAGCTTCGTTGCCTGTCTGGGTAATCAGATTGTTGGTGCGGTGCTGACCGGCACAGATGGCCGCCGGGGCTATCTTCAGCATCTGGCTGTCGATAAAACACAGCGCGGGCAGGGGATCGGTAAACAATTGGTGGCGAGCTGTGTGGCGGCGCTTGAGAAGCAGGGCATTGCGAAAACACATCTGTTTGTTGCCCGTGAAAACGTCAGTGCCCGGAAATTTTATGAGTTATCCGGCTGGTATCCGCGCGATGAAGTCAGAATGTATTCGTTTAATGCGTCGGCAGATCTGAATGTATGA
- the potC gene encoding spermidine/putrescine ABC transporter permease PotC: MRNIFRVSFLSMVYLFLYLPIIVLIANSFNQSKFGIRWGGFTTKWYGALTHNDSLIQAAWHSLNVAVFSATAATLIGSLTAVALFRYRFKGKSMVYGMLFVVMMSPDIVMAISLLALFLVMGAQLGFLTLLIAHITFCLPFVVVTVYSRLSGFDVKMLEAAKDLGAGEWVILRQIILPLAKPAVAAGWLLSFTLSLDDVIISSFVTGPAYEILPLKIYSMVKVGISPEVNALATVMLGISLLLVVTSQLLAREKVK, encoded by the coding sequence ATGAGAAATATCTTCAGAGTGTCGTTTCTGAGCATGGTGTATCTGTTTTTATATCTGCCGATCATCGTGCTGATTGCCAACTCATTCAATCAGAGTAAGTTTGGTATCCGGTGGGGTGGTTTTACTACGAAATGGTACGGGGCGCTGACCCACAATGACAGCCTGATTCAGGCAGCCTGGCACTCTCTCAATGTGGCGGTTTTTTCAGCGACGGCAGCGACGCTTATCGGCAGCCTGACAGCCGTCGCGCTGTTTCGCTATCGCTTCAAAGGCAAAAGCATGGTCTATGGCATGCTGTTTGTTGTGATGATGTCTCCGGATATTGTGATGGCAATTTCTTTGCTGGCTCTGTTTCTGGTGATGGGCGCGCAGCTTGGATTTCTGACACTGTTGATTGCGCATATCACCTTCTGCCTGCCGTTTGTGGTGGTCACTGTTTACAGCCGTTTGAGTGGGTTTGATGTAAAAATGCTGGAAGCGGCGAAAGATCTGGGCGCCGGTGAATGGGTGATCTTACGTCAGATTATTTTGCCACTGGCAAAACCGGCAGTGGCAGCCGGGTGGCTGCTGAGTTTTACCCTGTCGCTGGATGATGTGATTATCAGTTCATTTGTAACCGGCCCGGCGTATGAGATTCTGCCATTGAAAATTTATTCGATGGTGAAAGTGGGTATTTCACCTGAAGTCAATGCCTTAGCAACAGTGATGCTGGGTATTTCTTT
- a CDS encoding sigma-54-dependent Fis family transcriptional regulator yields MSLVSPVLSDEKNQQWYEEINRLPEANKADKLNEQLSEAWNEFLSGCHPGWMRTSILESWKRSLKKNVDPESFIYHVVPEDELAAILQKNRELIEVARGVMQDLLAYNPDGHINLTDKNGVTLCYCGLDLTPIGSVLSEDELGTNCTALCLIEERPVYLVSGENWKINLRNRRRQCAAAPVKNAQGKMLGVLTLTATQDHFNFQTLGTVQAAAQAIYHQLILQELLVEQRSILETLNEGVIVIDKHGMIKNANRYARQVFGKYELTGKHIDRELHPENMALMEVSSCNDCEVVFTPSPGYRISCLMSLMETSNGNRVISLKEDQRIRAITNRVMGVGASYTFERIIGNSSALTETIHNAQRAARSSSTVLLTGESGTGKELFAQAIHNYSECNQGPFIAVNCGAIPRELVQSELFGYVEGAYTGARKGGAPGKFELAEGGTLFLDEIGEMPLEAQTSLLRVLQEGEVVRVGAAQPNKINVRIVAATNCDLVKAVEMSAFRRDLYYRLNVISISIPALRERRDDIRDLIEFFSARICNNLKKIRPSFSPQALEAMLAYHWPGNVRELENMIERLVNLNSGLEIDASDLPDEMTCQQTVSGRDESYPLSPELQHDAHIKMTPASLEKNEKAHIINLLKYNRGNIRETAKNLDISRNCLYGKIRKWEISLEEFRGDK; encoded by the coding sequence ATGAGCCTGGTCAGCCCTGTACTTTCAGACGAGAAGAATCAACAATGGTACGAAGAAATCAACCGCTTACCCGAAGCGAACAAAGCCGATAAGCTCAACGAACAATTATCGGAAGCATGGAATGAGTTTCTCAGCGGGTGTCATCCGGGATGGATGCGCACGTCTATTCTGGAATCCTGGAAGCGTTCCCTGAAAAAGAACGTGGATCCTGAAAGTTTTATTTATCATGTCGTCCCTGAGGATGAACTGGCAGCGATCCTGCAAAAAAACCGGGAATTGATTGAGGTTGCCCGGGGGGTGATGCAGGATTTGCTGGCATACAACCCGGATGGTCATATTAATCTGACCGATAAAAACGGCGTGACACTGTGCTACTGCGGGCTGGATTTAACGCCAATCGGCAGTGTGCTGAGTGAAGATGAACTCGGGACGAATTGTACCGCGCTGTGTCTGATTGAAGAACGGCCCGTTTATCTGGTGAGCGGAGAAAACTGGAAGATTAATCTCAGAAACCGGCGCAGACAGTGCGCAGCGGCACCGGTGAAAAATGCCCAGGGAAAAATGCTGGGGGTGCTGACTTTAACCGCAACTCAGGACCATTTTAACTTTCAGACACTGGGAACCGTTCAGGCTGCGGCGCAGGCCATCTATCATCAGCTGATTTTGCAGGAGCTTTTAGTCGAGCAACGATCAATTCTGGAGACATTGAACGAAGGGGTGATCGTGATTGATAAGCACGGCATGATTAAAAATGCCAATCGTTATGCCCGGCAGGTATTTGGGAAGTATGAGTTAACCGGCAAGCACATTGACCGGGAATTACACCCGGAAAACATGGCGTTAATGGAGGTCTCTTCCTGTAATGATTGTGAGGTGGTTTTCACGCCGAGTCCGGGATACCGGATTAGTTGCCTGATGTCATTAATGGAAACGTCAAACGGCAACCGGGTGATTTCACTGAAAGAAGATCAGCGCATCAGGGCGATCACCAACCGGGTGATGGGGGTGGGCGCTTCCTATACTTTTGAACGGATTATCGGGAATTCCTCAGCATTAACTGAAACGATTCATAATGCCCAGCGGGCAGCAAGAAGCAGCAGTACCGTGTTGCTGACCGGAGAAAGCGGGACAGGTAAAGAGTTGTTTGCTCAGGCGATTCATAATTACAGCGAGTGCAATCAGGGGCCTTTTATTGCGGTCAACTGTGGTGCCATTCCCAGAGAGCTGGTTCAGAGTGAGTTGTTTGGTTATGTCGAAGGTGCCTATACCGGCGCCAGAAAAGGTGGTGCGCCGGGCAAGTTTGAACTGGCAGAAGGCGGCACCCTGTTTCTGGATGAAATTGGTGAAATGCCGCTGGAAGCGCAAACCAGTTTGTTGCGGGTTTTGCAGGAAGGCGAAGTGGTGCGGGTCGGCGCGGCGCAACCGAATAAGATTAATGTCCGGATTGTTGCTGCCACCAACTGTGATTTAGTCAAAGCGGTTGAAATGTCTGCTTTCCGGCGGGATTTGTATTACCGGCTGAATGTGATTTCAATATCGATCCCGGCTCTGCGGGAGCGCAGGGATGATATCCGGGATTTAATCGAATTCTTCTCTGCCCGGATCTGTAATAATCTGAAGAAAATCCGTCCTTCTTTTTCACCGCAGGCGCTGGAGGCGATGCTGGCTTACCACTGGCCCGGCAATGTCCGGGAGCTGGAAAATATGATTGAACGGCTGGTGAATCTTAACTCCGGCCTTGAAATTGATGCGTCAGATCTGCCGGATGAAATGACCTGTCAGCAAACGGTATCGGGCAGGGATGAGAGTTATCCTCTGTCTCCGGAGCTACAACATGATGCTCACATAAAGATGACGCCGGCGAGCCTGGAAAAAAATGAAAAAGCGCACATTATTAATTTGCTGAAATACAACCGGGGAAATATCCGGGAGACGGCAAAAAATCTGGATATTTCAAGAAACTGTCTCTACGGAAAAATCAGAAAATGGGAGATTAGTCTGGAGGAGTTCCGCGGAGATAAATAA